One Deltaproteobacteria bacterium DNA segment encodes these proteins:
- a CDS encoding BrnT family toxin, translating to MQFEFDHRKSLSNKRKHGIDFVEAQALWNDPDRIEIPAKTMDEDRFLIIGKISGSYWSIIITCRKERVRIISARRSRKEEIRIYES from the coding sequence ATGCAATTCGAATTCGATCATCGAAAGAGCCTGAGCAACAAGAGGAAACACGGGATTGACTTTGTTGAAGCACAAGCTTTGTGGAATGATCCGGATCGAATCGAAATCCCGGCGAAAACCATGGATGAAGATAGGTTCCTCATAATCGGTAAAATTTCCGGTTCATACTGGTCCATCATCATCACGTGCCGGAAAGAGAGAGTCAGGATTATTTCCGCGCGTCGATCCCGCAAAGAGGAAATCAGGATCTATGAAAGCTAA
- a CDS encoding cytochrome c — protein sequence MRKTHLNQASVAVWVTLVCVAVLFALVRSFAMHPDDPAAKQGSQLFASEGCAHCHVTDSEEAKIGPGLKGLFKRDTLPASGREATEENVTKQLKTPYKNMPSYADRLNDEERDQLIAYLGTL from the coding sequence ATGAGGAAAACCCACCTGAATCAGGCTTCCGTTGCGGTGTGGGTCACGCTTGTCTGCGTGGCGGTCTTGTTCGCCCTGGTGCGATCCTTTGCCATGCATCCGGACGATCCGGCGGCCAAGCAAGGCTCGCAATTGTTTGCAAGCGAAGGATGCGCGCATTGTCATGTTACCGACAGCGAAGAAGCCAAGATCGGTCCCGGCCTGAAAGGTCTCTTTAAGCGGGACACGCTGCCGGCGAGCGGTAGAGAGGCGACGGAAGAGAATGTAACAAAGCAGCTCAAAACGCCATACAAGAACATGCCTTCTTATGCCGATCGTCTTAACGACGAAGAAAGGGACCAGTTGATTGCCTATCTCGGAACCCTGTGA
- a CDS encoding CopG family transcriptional regulator, translated as MKAKDLDKKFDAGEDITGFLDLSKATRPGQEQKRVNVDFPLWMIQNLDKEARRLGVPRQSLIKMWIAEKLKEAAGRS; from the coding sequence ATGAAAGCTAAAGACCTGGACAAGAAATTTGATGCCGGGGAGGACATTACCGGGTTTCTCGATCTTTCAAAAGCCACAAGACCGGGGCAGGAACAGAAACGGGTCAATGTGGATTTTCCCTTATGGATGATTCAGAACCTGGATAAGGAAGCCAGGCGCCTCGGAGTACCCCGACAATCCCTCATCAAAATGTGGATCGCGGAAAAATTGAAAGAGGCGGCCGGGCGCTCCTGA
- a CDS encoding PAS domain-containing protein, producing the protein MLKKPTYEELEKRVQELESAELERGLIEKEHLMVLEVLQLINETERLDDLLGSILHRLKHWSGCEAVAIRLKDGPDFPYFVTSGFPDEFVKMERYLCSYKEDGEVERDRDGNPLLECMCGNILCGRFDPSKNFFTADGSFWSNCTTRLLATTTDADRQARTRNRCNSSGYESVALIPLRSAGETFGLIQLNDHREGRFSPDLIAMYRRVADSIAGFLAKRQAQEALRKSEMHLRILIDTLPDLVWLKDPDGVYLSCNARFERFFGAREAEIVGKTDYDFVDKELADFFREKDRAAMAAGKPCVNEEEITFPDDGHHELLETIKAPIYDREGRIAGVLGIARDITPRKQAELMLKESEAQLRLLIKHTPAAIAMFDREMRYLAVSSRWISDYRLGNRDIIGRSHYEVFPEIPDHWKEVHRRGMNGEVSRVDEECFKRMDGTIQWLLWEVRPWYKSDNSVGGIVILTEDITNRKQAEAARNKLHDLLVQARKMESVGRLAGGVAHDLNNLLSPILGYSDMLLEDLGRNDNRRESVNEILNAGNRARDLVRQLLAFSRKQTLEFKAVDINETIEGFRSLLRRTIPEDIVIKIVSLPGVLPVMADVGQMEQVIMNLAVNAADAMRDGGALTIETTITDLDESYAETHPDVSPGQYVMLAISDTGHGMDEETRKQIFEPFFSTKGERGTGLGLATVYGIVKQHAGNIWVYSEPGNGTTFKIYLPIAGKAPAKEDTDKKAATDLKGSETILLVEDNEQVRRLAETVLTRRGYTIISAQSSEEAQGTLALHHGPLHLLLTDVVMPGLNGRELYEKLSSEQPSLKVLYMSGYTDNVIAHRGVLDEGVHFIQKPFSNQTLAEKVRKALDEA; encoded by the coding sequence ATGCTCAAAAAGCCGACCTACGAAGAACTGGAAAAAAGAGTTCAAGAATTGGAATCAGCCGAACTCGAGCGTGGGCTCATTGAAAAGGAACATCTGATGGTTCTCGAGGTCCTTCAGCTGATCAATGAGACTGAAAGGCTGGATGATTTGTTGGGGAGCATCCTGCACCGTCTGAAGCATTGGTCGGGGTGTGAGGCTGTGGCTATACGACTCAAGGATGGGCCGGATTTTCCATATTTCGTGACTTCGGGATTTCCGGATGAGTTTGTTAAGATGGAGAGGTATCTCTGCTCGTATAAAGAGGATGGTGAAGTCGAGCGCGACAGAGACGGCAACCCCCTTCTGGAGTGTATGTGCGGTAATATTCTTTGCGGAAGATTTGATCCCTCCAAAAACTTTTTCACCGCAGACGGCAGTTTCTGGAGCAATTGCACGACCAGACTACTTGCAACTACAACCGATGCCGACCGCCAGGCGCGCACCCGCAACCGGTGTAACAGTTCGGGCTACGAATCCGTCGCCCTTATCCCTTTGCGTTCCGCCGGGGAGACCTTCGGACTGATACAACTCAACGATCATCGCGAAGGACGCTTCTCGCCGGATCTGATTGCCATGTATCGCAGGGTCGCAGACTCTATCGCCGGCTTCCTGGCAAAAAGACAGGCCCAGGAAGCGCTCCGGAAAAGCGAAATGCACTTGCGCATACTGATCGATACACTGCCCGATCTGGTCTGGTTGAAGGACCCGGATGGGGTATATCTGTCCTGTAATGCGAGGTTTGAGCGTTTCTTCGGCGCTCGAGAAGCCGAGATCGTCGGCAAGACGGATTATGACTTCGTGGACAAGGAGCTGGCGGATTTCTTCAGGGAAAAAGATCGAGCGGCCATGGCTGCGGGCAAGCCATGTGTAAACGAAGAAGAGATTACGTTCCCGGACGACGGGCACCATGAATTATTGGAAACCATTAAAGCGCCCATCTACGACCGTGAAGGACGGATAGCCGGCGTTTTGGGTATTGCCCGCGACATCACGCCACGCAAGCAGGCTGAGCTGATGTTGAAGGAGAGTGAAGCACAACTGAGGTTGCTCATCAAGCATACGCCGGCCGCCATAGCCATGTTCGACCGCGAGATGCGCTACCTCGCCGTCAGCAGCCGATGGATTTCAGACTATCGTCTTGGAAACCGGGACATCATCGGCCGATCCCACTACGAGGTCTTTCCGGAGATTCCGGATCACTGGAAAGAGGTGCATCGCCGGGGGATGAACGGTGAGGTTTCACGAGTGGATGAGGAATGTTTCAAGAGGATGGACGGAACCATCCAATGGCTGCTGTGGGAAGTCCGTCCCTGGTACAAGTCTGACAACTCGGTGGGAGGAATCGTGATCCTGACCGAGGACATCACCAATCGTAAGCAGGCGGAGGCGGCGCGGAATAAGCTACACGATCTGCTGGTGCAAGCCCGGAAAATGGAATCGGTGGGTCGATTGGCAGGGGGGGTGGCGCATGATCTGAACAATCTGCTTTCCCCCATCCTCGGCTACAGCGATATGTTGTTGGAAGATCTGGGTCGCAACGATAACCGGCGCGAATCGGTGAACGAAATTCTTAATGCGGGAAACCGTGCCCGGGACCTTGTGCGCCAGCTGCTCGCCTTCAGCCGCAAGCAGACCTTGGAATTCAAAGCGGTGGATATCAACGAGACCATTGAAGGTTTCCGGAGCCTGTTGCGGCGCACGATCCCCGAAGATATCGTGATCAAGATTGTTTCTTTACCCGGTGTCCTGCCTGTCATGGCGGATGTCGGACAGATGGAACAGGTGATCATGAATCTTGCCGTCAATGCAGCCGACGCCATGCGGGACGGCGGCGCGCTGACCATTGAAACTACCATTACCGACCTGGACGAATCATACGCGGAAACGCATCCGGACGTGTCGCCGGGGCAGTATGTCATGCTGGCCATCAGCGACACCGGACATGGTATGGATGAAGAGACACGAAAGCAGATTTTCGAGCCGTTTTTTTCCACGAAAGGGGAGCGAGGCACCGGCCTGGGCCTTGCCACGGTCTACGGCATTGTCAAACAACACGCAGGCAACATCTGGGTCTACAGCGAACCCGGCAATGGGACAACCTTCAAAATCTACCTGCCCATTGCCGGAAAAGCGCCTGCTAAAGAAGATACGGATAAGAAAGCGGCTACGGACTTAAAAGGTTCCGAAACCATTCTATTGGTGGAGGATAATGAACAGGTCCGCCGGTTGGCGGAGACCGTATTAACGCGGCGGGGATACACGATCATTTCTGCGCAAAGCAGCGAGGAAGCGCAGGGGACATTGGCATTGCACCATGGTCCGTTGCACTTGCTGTTGACCGACGTGGTCATGCCCGGACTGAACGGCAGGGAACTGTACGAGAAACTATCTTCCGAACAGCCCTCTTTGAAGGTGCTGTACATGTCCGGATACACTGACAACGTCATCGCTCATCGCGGTGTACTGGACGAAGGGGTTCACTTCATCCAGAAGCCTTTTTCAAACCAAACGTTGGCTGAAAAGGTCCGTAAGGCATTGGATGAAGCCTGA
- a CDS encoding ferric reductase-like transmembrane domain-containing protein, producing MLGAVSRLVLYTGLVSLPVVLAALLDVEPKRFASELGKHCALMAFVILILQFVMAARIQWIERAFGFDILIRFHKRMAVFAGFLLLAHPLLLAAGGGGWRLLVGLDLPWVIWLGKATLLILLLNICLSSFQRSFGVKFEKWRLGHDIGGPLIIAMAFTQSWVVGHDLRPAGMKALWVVALVSAICLFVYHVLVRPRRLKRQAYRVIDVQPETEDVWTVRMSPPEGRPIYRYLPGQFHFVTFYRNRNLPVEEHHWTISSSPTEEDYVSSTIKASGDFTSTMGRTKVGDRAAVHGAFGRFSYVLHPEENDLVFVAGGIGITPLMSMLRHMRDTQDTRSVLLVYANREKSRIVFRKELSEIEAGGHPRLKVVHVLSRPNEGWQGETGHVDGEKIERLCGEDLGEKTFYVCGPPPMLKAVVAALKNMHVRDKRIRVEIFSFLE from the coding sequence ATGCTTGGAGCTGTTTCACGTCTTGTTTTGTATACGGGCTTGGTTTCTCTGCCGGTGGTCCTGGCAGCGTTGCTCGATGTGGAACCCAAGAGGTTTGCATCCGAGCTCGGCAAACATTGCGCGCTCATGGCATTCGTGATCCTCATTCTCCAGTTCGTCATGGCGGCCAGGATACAATGGATTGAAAGGGCATTTGGTTTTGATATCCTGATCCGGTTCCACAAGCGTATGGCCGTGTTCGCGGGGTTTCTTCTGTTGGCTCATCCCCTGCTCCTGGCTGCCGGGGGAGGAGGATGGCGCCTCCTCGTAGGACTCGACCTCCCGTGGGTTATCTGGCTCGGCAAGGCGACCCTCCTGATTCTGCTCCTCAATATCTGTCTGAGCAGCTTTCAGAGATCGTTCGGAGTCAAATTTGAGAAGTGGCGACTGGGTCACGACATCGGAGGCCCGTTGATCATCGCCATGGCGTTCACCCAGAGCTGGGTGGTGGGGCACGATCTGAGGCCGGCCGGCATGAAGGCGCTGTGGGTCGTCGCTTTGGTCTCGGCGATCTGTCTGTTCGTCTATCATGTGCTGGTTCGACCTCGGCGCCTCAAGCGTCAAGCCTACCGAGTGATCGACGTTCAACCGGAAACCGAGGATGTCTGGACCGTCAGGATGAGCCCGCCCGAAGGCCGGCCCATCTATCGTTACCTTCCCGGTCAGTTTCATTTCGTTACCTTTTACCGCAATAGAAATCTGCCCGTGGAAGAGCATCATTGGACCATCTCCTCTTCTCCGACGGAAGAGGATTATGTGAGTTCGACCATCAAGGCTTCAGGCGATTTTACGTCGACCATGGGCCGGACGAAAGTCGGCGATAGAGCGGCCGTTCACGGAGCATTCGGCCGGTTTTCCTACGTGCTGCATCCGGAAGAGAATGACCTCGTGTTCGTGGCGGGCGGAATAGGTATCACTCCCCTGATGAGTATGCTGCGTCACATGCGTGACACGCAGGATACCCGTTCCGTGCTGCTTGTGTATGCAAACAGAGAAAAAAGCCGAATCGTCTTCCGAAAAGAGCTTTCAGAAATCGAGGCCGGCGGACATCCTCGACTCAAGGTCGTTCATGTACTCAGCAGACCAAACGAAGGATGGCAGGGGGAGACCGGTCATGTCGATGGGGAAAAAATCGAGCGGCTGTGCGGTGAAGACCTGGGTGAGAAAACGTTTTATGTGTGCGGTCCGCCGCCGATGCTGAAAGCGGTCGTCGCCGCTCTTAAGAACATGCATGTCCGGGATAAACGAATTCGAGTCGAGATCTTTTCTTTCTTGGAATAG
- a CDS encoding MaoC family dehydratase, which yields MEFTLTGYSDLSGGQSARLSKKITQEDVDRFIAITSDTNPLHVDEDYASRTFFKQRVVHGMLTASLFSTLVGMYLPGIGAIYRSQTIEFVKPVYIGDTVTAHMTITRIDPKHEIIELHGVIENQQGEIVVKGIATASLIRGLI from the coding sequence ATGGAGTTCACGCTGACCGGATATTCAGATCTTTCCGGGGGGCAGTCGGCCCGTCTTTCAAAAAAGATTACCCAGGAAGACGTTGACCGTTTCATCGCCATCACCTCGGACACCAATCCCCTTCACGTTGACGAGGACTACGCGAGCCGCACCTTTTTCAAACAGCGGGTGGTCCATGGAATGCTCACGGCATCGCTTTTTTCCACCCTGGTGGGCATGTACCTGCCCGGTATCGGAGCTATTTACCGTTCGCAGACCATCGAGTTCGTCAAGCCGGTGTATATCGGCGATACGGTCACGGCCCATATGACCATCACAAGAATCGACCCGAAGCATGAAATCATCGAGTTGCACGGTGTTATCGAGAATCAACAGGGAGAAATCGTGGTCAAGGGGATCGCAACCGCGAGTCTGATCCGTGGACTGATCTAG